A genome region from Carassius gibelio isolate Cgi1373 ecotype wild population from Czech Republic chromosome A23, carGib1.2-hapl.c, whole genome shotgun sequence includes the following:
- the agap2 gene encoding arf-GAP with GTPase, ANK repeat and PH domain-containing protein 2 isoform X6: MNSTNKVTHSTAIRAEVRRHESLQKTINKFLKQLERVEDQQLRTGLKVFLHSIQASCANSQEWTLTRAIPELRLGVLGSLRSGKSALVNRFITGSYLPLESHEGGRYKKEVLVEGQSHLLLIREESGPPSAQICNWLDGVILVFSLENEASFQDVYKNYSELSAHRNIAEIPVIAVGTQDKISSTNARVIEDKRVQQLCIDVRRCTYFETCATYGLNVDRVFNEMTHKIVAAKKQAALLASCKSLPNSPSHSGASTPVSGPGQASNGGQSSDYPSSLPSTPVISHKDIRGGASGDGGSQRNPPRRRTSLFTNRRGSDSEKRASDSRSDMSSRSVPIKQGTLWKRSERSLNKEWKKKYATLSNNGMLTYHSNINEFLQNAQGKEMDLLRVTVKVPGKRLHRAATPGGPSPGPTLTPVSGVNGLSKDKQSSEGGATSNLLTVEEASRTGLSFHNDQKVKRCPSSVSNKGFSVDLSIEGATSPPLGKEPLPSSPMTDRKKKKRNRSINLKGDAAAGQAEEEESSDFIIISSTGQSWHFEAQSQEDRDAWVQAIESQILASLQSCESRNKARRNSQSEAVALQAIRNAKGNDLCVDCGAPNPTWASLNLGALICIECSGIHRNLGTHLSRVRSLDLDDWPSELTKVLAAIGNHTANSIWETCTQGCQKLTPEATREQRESWIRAKYEQRAFVSPLPAHCSEDTMSSWLLKAVIDRDLPVLLLLLAHSTKEVINIPPEGAAQQHHSALHAACQLGDVVMTQLLVWYGSDVKSKDPQGRTALTLARQAGSKECAEILLQHGCPNETSPTSPTPVLSRKSSITSIGRVNSRRRVS, encoded by the exons ATGAATAGCACAAATAAAGTTACACACTCAACTGCAATTAGAGCTGAGGTGAGAAGACATGAAAGCTTGCAAAAGACCATAAACAAATTTCTCAAACAGCTGGAGAGGGTTGAGGACCAGCAGCTCAGGACAGGACTAAAGGTTTTCCTCCACAGCATTCAAG CCTCATGTGCCAATAGCCAGGAATGGACCCTAACACGTGCTATTCCAGAACTGCGATTG GGGGTTTTGGGTAGCCTTCGCAGTGGAAAATCTGCTCTAGTAAACAGATTCATCACAGGAAGTTATCTTCCACTTGAGTCGCATGAGG GGGGAAGATATAAAAAAGAGGTGTTGGTGGAGGGACAGAGTCATTTATTGCTGATCCGAGAGGAATCTGGCCCACCAAGTGCACAG ATCTGCAACTGGCTTGATGGCGTCATCCTAGTTTTTAGTCTGGAAAATGAAGCAAGTTTCCAGGATGTGTACAAGAACTACAGTGAGCTAAGCGCTCATCGTAACATAGCAGAAATCCCAGTTATAGCAGTTGGAACACAAG ATAAGATTAGTAGCACTAACGCCCGTGTGATTGAAGACAAGAGAGTTCAGCAGCTGTGTATAGATGTGCGTCGCTGCACTTATTTTGAGACCTGTGCCACATATGGActtaatgtggacagagtatttaatGAAA TGACTCACAAGATTGTCGCTGCCAAGAAGCAAGCCGCCCTTCTGGCCTCCTGTAAATCTCTCCCGAACTCCCCGAGTCACTCAGGGGCCTCGACTCCAGTGTCAGGGCCCGGACAG GCCAGTAATGGGGGTCAGAGTAGTGATTACCCCTCCTCTTTGCCATCCACCCCTGTGATAAGTCACAAAGACATACGGGGTGGGGCAAGTGGAGATGGGGGCTCGCAAAGAAATCCACCCCGACGACGGACATCTTTATTTACG AACCGTCGCGGGAGTGACTCTGAAAAAAGAGCTTCTGATAGCAGAAGTGACATGAGTAGTCGATCAGTTCCTATTAAACAG gGGACTTTGTGGAAACGCAGTGAACGCTCTTTAAACAAGGAGTGGAAGAAGAAGTATGCGACGCTGTCAAACAATGGCATGCTTACATATCATTCAAATATAAAT GAGTTTCTGCAGAATGCTCAAGGTAAAGAGATGGACTTATTGCGAGTAACAGTGAAGGTGCCAGGAAAGCGTCTTCATCGTGCTGCTACTCCTGGTGGACCGTCCCCTGGTCCTACTCTCACTCCTGTGTCCGGTGTAAACGGACTTAGTAAAGACAAGCAGTCATCTGAAGGTGGCGCTACAT CAAATCTTCTGACTGTGGAAGAGGCATCCAGAACTGGTTTGTCATTTCATAACGATCAGAAGGTGAAACGATGCCCGTCCTCTGTGTCTAATAAAGGCTTCAGTGTGG ACTTGAGTATTGAAGGGGCTACAAGTCCTCCTTTAGGAAAAGAGCCCCTCCCATCTTCTCCAATGACTGACAGGAAGAAGAAAAAACGAAACCGAAGTATTAACTTGAAAGGAGACGCAGCAGCTGGGCAGGCCGAGG AAGAGGAGAGCTCAGACTTCATCATCATATCGAGCACAGGACAGAGCTGGCATTTTGAAGCCCAAAGTCAAGAGGACAGGGACGCCTGGGTTCAGGCCATCGAAAGCCAGATCCTTGCAAGTCTACAGAGCTGTGAGAGCAGAAATAAG GCTCGAAGGAACAGCCAAAGTGAAGCTGTTGCCCTGCAGGCCATTCGAAATGCCAAAGGGAACGACCTCTGTGTGGACTGTGGAGCACCAA ATCCAACATGGGCGAGTCTGAATCTTGGGGCTTTAATCTGCATCGAGTGTTCGGGAATCCACCGGAACCTGGGGACACACTTGTCCCGTGTGCGATCGCTAGACCTGGACGACTGGCCCAGTGAACTCACAAAAGTGCTTGCGGCTATCGGCAACCATACGGCCAACAGCATTTGGGAAACCTGCACCCAAGGATGCCAAAAGTTGACACCTGAGGCAACAAG AGAGCAGAGAGAGTCGTGGATCCGTGCCAAATATGAACAGCGGGCATTCGTGTCACCCTTGCCCGCTCATTGTTCAGAGGACACAATGTCATCTTGGTTGCTTAAAGCAGTAATTGACAGAGACCTTCCCGTACTTCTGCTGCTCCTTGCGCACAGCACCAAGGAGGTGATCAACATCCCACCTGAAGGAGCAGCGCAGCAGCATCACAGCGCGTTACATGCGGCCTGCCAGCTGGGCGACGTGGTCATGACACAGCTGCTGGTCTGG TACGGCAGTGATGTGAAGTCAAAGGATCCTCAAGGTAGAACCGCACTGACGTTGGCACGCCAAGCCGGCAGCAAAGAGTGTGCTGAGATTCTTCTCCAACACGGCTGCCCCAATGAGACGTCGCCCACCTCCCCGACACCGGTTCTGTCCCGCAAGAGTAGCATCACCAGTATCGGACGTGTCAATTCCAGGAGGAGGGTCTCGTAA
- the agap2 gene encoding arf-GAP with GTPase, ANK repeat and PH domain-containing protein 2 isoform X5, translating to MNSTNKVTHSTAIRAEVRRHESLQKTINKFLKQLERVEDQQLRTGLKVFLHSIQASCANSQEWTLTRAIPELRLGVLGSLRSGKSALVNRFITGSYLPLESHEGGRYKKEVLVEGQSHLLLIREESGPPSAQICNWLDGVILVFSLENEASFQDVYKNYSELSAHRNIAEIPVIAVGTQDKISSTNARVIEDKRVQQLCIDVRRCTYFETCATYGLNVDRVFNEMTHKIVAAKKQAALLASCKSLPNSPSHSGASTPVSGPGQASNGGQSSDYPSSLPSTPVISHKDIRGGASGDGGSQRNPPRRRTSLFTNRRGSDSEKRASDSRSDMSSRSVPIKQGTLWKRSERSLNKEWKKKYATLSNNGMLTYHSNINEFLQNAQGKEMDLLRVTVKVPGKRLHRAATPGGPSPGPTLTPVSGVNGLSKDKQSSEGGATSNLLTVEEASRTGLSFHNDQKVKRCPSSVSNKGFSVDLSIEGATSPPLGKEPLPSSPMTDRKKKKRNRSINLKGDAAAGQAEAKRKMWKLKSFGSLRNINKTEEESSDFIIISSTGQSWHFEAQSQEDRDAWVQAIESQILASLQSCESRNKARRNSQSEAVALQAIRNAKGNDLCVDCGAPNPTWASLNLGALICIECSGIHRNLGTHLSRVRSLDLDDWPSELTKVLAAIGNHTANSIWETCTQGCQKLTPEATREQRESWIRAKYEQRAFVSPLPAHCSEDTMSSWLLKAVIDRDLPVLLLLLAHSTKEVINIPPEGAAQQHHSALHAACQLGDVVMTQLLVWYGSDVKSKDPQGRTALTLARQAGSKECAEILLQHGCPNETSPTSPTPVLSRKSSITSIGRVNSRRRVS from the exons ATGAATAGCACAAATAAAGTTACACACTCAACTGCAATTAGAGCTGAGGTGAGAAGACATGAAAGCTTGCAAAAGACCATAAACAAATTTCTCAAACAGCTGGAGAGGGTTGAGGACCAGCAGCTCAGGACAGGACTAAAGGTTTTCCTCCACAGCATTCAAG CCTCATGTGCCAATAGCCAGGAATGGACCCTAACACGTGCTATTCCAGAACTGCGATTG GGGGTTTTGGGTAGCCTTCGCAGTGGAAAATCTGCTCTAGTAAACAGATTCATCACAGGAAGTTATCTTCCACTTGAGTCGCATGAGG GGGGAAGATATAAAAAAGAGGTGTTGGTGGAGGGACAGAGTCATTTATTGCTGATCCGAGAGGAATCTGGCCCACCAAGTGCACAG ATCTGCAACTGGCTTGATGGCGTCATCCTAGTTTTTAGTCTGGAAAATGAAGCAAGTTTCCAGGATGTGTACAAGAACTACAGTGAGCTAAGCGCTCATCGTAACATAGCAGAAATCCCAGTTATAGCAGTTGGAACACAAG ATAAGATTAGTAGCACTAACGCCCGTGTGATTGAAGACAAGAGAGTTCAGCAGCTGTGTATAGATGTGCGTCGCTGCACTTATTTTGAGACCTGTGCCACATATGGActtaatgtggacagagtatttaatGAAA TGACTCACAAGATTGTCGCTGCCAAGAAGCAAGCCGCCCTTCTGGCCTCCTGTAAATCTCTCCCGAACTCCCCGAGTCACTCAGGGGCCTCGACTCCAGTGTCAGGGCCCGGACAG GCCAGTAATGGGGGTCAGAGTAGTGATTACCCCTCCTCTTTGCCATCCACCCCTGTGATAAGTCACAAAGACATACGGGGTGGGGCAAGTGGAGATGGGGGCTCGCAAAGAAATCCACCCCGACGACGGACATCTTTATTTACG AACCGTCGCGGGAGTGACTCTGAAAAAAGAGCTTCTGATAGCAGAAGTGACATGAGTAGTCGATCAGTTCCTATTAAACAG gGGACTTTGTGGAAACGCAGTGAACGCTCTTTAAACAAGGAGTGGAAGAAGAAGTATGCGACGCTGTCAAACAATGGCATGCTTACATATCATTCAAATATAAAT GAGTTTCTGCAGAATGCTCAAGGTAAAGAGATGGACTTATTGCGAGTAACAGTGAAGGTGCCAGGAAAGCGTCTTCATCGTGCTGCTACTCCTGGTGGACCGTCCCCTGGTCCTACTCTCACTCCTGTGTCCGGTGTAAACGGACTTAGTAAAGACAAGCAGTCATCTGAAGGTGGCGCTACAT CAAATCTTCTGACTGTGGAAGAGGCATCCAGAACTGGTTTGTCATTTCATAACGATCAGAAGGTGAAACGATGCCCGTCCTCTGTGTCTAATAAAGGCTTCAGTGTGG ACTTGAGTATTGAAGGGGCTACAAGTCCTCCTTTAGGAAAAGAGCCCCTCCCATCTTCTCCAATGACTGACAGGAAGAAGAAAAAACGAAACCGAAGTATTAACTTGAAAGGAGACGCAGCAGCTGGGCAGGCCGAGG CCAAGCGCAAAATGTGGAAATTAAAAAGCTTTGGTAGCTTGAGAAACATTAACAAAACAG AAGAGGAGAGCTCAGACTTCATCATCATATCGAGCACAGGACAGAGCTGGCATTTTGAAGCCCAAAGTCAAGAGGACAGGGACGCCTGGGTTCAGGCCATCGAAAGCCAGATCCTTGCAAGTCTACAGAGCTGTGAGAGCAGAAATAAG GCTCGAAGGAACAGCCAAAGTGAAGCTGTTGCCCTGCAGGCCATTCGAAATGCCAAAGGGAACGACCTCTGTGTGGACTGTGGAGCACCAA ATCCAACATGGGCGAGTCTGAATCTTGGGGCTTTAATCTGCATCGAGTGTTCGGGAATCCACCGGAACCTGGGGACACACTTGTCCCGTGTGCGATCGCTAGACCTGGACGACTGGCCCAGTGAACTCACAAAAGTGCTTGCGGCTATCGGCAACCATACGGCCAACAGCATTTGGGAAACCTGCACCCAAGGATGCCAAAAGTTGACACCTGAGGCAACAAG AGAGCAGAGAGAGTCGTGGATCCGTGCCAAATATGAACAGCGGGCATTCGTGTCACCCTTGCCCGCTCATTGTTCAGAGGACACAATGTCATCTTGGTTGCTTAAAGCAGTAATTGACAGAGACCTTCCCGTACTTCTGCTGCTCCTTGCGCACAGCACCAAGGAGGTGATCAACATCCCACCTGAAGGAGCAGCGCAGCAGCATCACAGCGCGTTACATGCGGCCTGCCAGCTGGGCGACGTGGTCATGACACAGCTGCTGGTCTGG TACGGCAGTGATGTGAAGTCAAAGGATCCTCAAGGTAGAACCGCACTGACGTTGGCACGCCAAGCCGGCAGCAAAGAGTGTGCTGAGATTCTTCTCCAACACGGCTGCCCCAATGAGACGTCGCCCACCTCCCCGACACCGGTTCTGTCCCGCAAGAGTAGCATCACCAGTATCGGACGTGTCAATTCCAGGAGGAGGGTCTCGTAA
- the agap2 gene encoding arf-GAP with GTPase, ANK repeat and PH domain-containing protein 2 isoform X4 → MNRSGTSQSKTTYLISLTLVKVETTKENELEKSRLAVGGAVYDSDGAKHLKHAGSNNEGQERQKMGEAVELEAGESVKFSVEREILQSPREDKALFADGVHPGDRQKSMISPTTENGRARDSTGIPQTSFPRDVARHLGDIPVRATQRPVSLLKAHGGGREFKESRESIHASSKSLDRKDSRTRIQSPTSPTPGSFRASWAVSEVKHCHEDLKGGVGIRKPTEGDVIAMRPQSPRAERLKSGSTSLPTPVALITKPQRKGKSRTLDNSDLNCLSEDLLKCKGGQMVADFRTAQSQGASARDRKMLRFISGIFTKSTPVATSATVVTPVYSTFQRESSEEEASCANSQEWTLTRAIPELRLGVLGSLRSGKSALVNRFITGSYLPLESHEGGRYKKEVLVEGQSHLLLIREESGPPSAQICNWLDGVILVFSLENEASFQDVYKNYSELSAHRNIAEIPVIAVGTQDKISSTNARVIEDKRVQQLCIDVRRCTYFETCATYGLNVDRVFNEMTHKIVAAKKQAALLASCKSLPNSPSHSGASTPVSGPGQNRRGSDSEKRASDSRSDMSSRSVPIKQGTLWKRSERSLNKEWKKKYATLSNNGMLTYHSNINEFLQNAQGKEMDLLRVTVKVPGKRLHRAATPGGPSPGPTLTPVSGVNGLSKDKQSSEGGATSNLLTVEEASRTGLSFHNDQKVKRCPSSVSNKGFSVDLSIEGATSPPLGKEPLPSSPMTDRKKKKRNRSINLKGDAAAGQAEAKRKMWKLKSFGSLRNINKTEEESSDFIIISSTGQSWHFEAQSQEDRDAWVQAIESQILASLQSCESRNKARRNSQSEAVALQAIRNAKGNDLCVDCGAPNPTWASLNLGALICIECSGIHRNLGTHLSRVRSLDLDDWPSELTKVLAAIGNHTANSIWETCTQGCQKLTPEATREQRESWIRAKYEQRAFVSPLPAHCSEDTMSSWLLKAVIDRDLPVLLLLLAHSTKEVINIPPEGAAQQHHSALHAACQLGDVVMTQLLVWYGSDVKSKDPQGRTALTLARQAGSKECAEILLQHGCPNETSPTSPTPVLSRKSSITSIGRVNSRRRVS, encoded by the exons ATGAACCGATCCGGGACCTCACAGTCAAAAACCACCTACCTTATCTCCCTCACCTTGGTGAAGGTAGAAACCACTAAGGAGAATGAGTTGGAAAAGTCTAGGCTGGCTGTGGGGGGAGCAGTGTACGATTCAGATGGAGCGAAACATCTCAAGCACGCTGGATCCAATAATGAGGGCCAGGAGCGCCAGAAAATGGGTGAGGCTGTTGAGCTGGAAGCTGGCGAATCTGTCAAATTCTCAGTGGAACGGGAAATACTCCAAAGCCCAAGGGAGGATAAGGCACTATTTGCAGATGGTGTTCATCCCGGAGATAGACAAAAATCAATGATCTCACCCACCACAGAGAATGGAAGAGCCAGAGATTCCACTGGAATACCCCAAACCTCTTTTCCTCGAGATGTAGCTAGGCATCTTGGTGACATCCCAGTCCGTGCAACCCAGCGGCCTGTATCACTCCTTAAAGCTCATGGAGGTGGCCGTGAATTTAAAGAGTCCAGAGAGAGCATCCATGCCTCCTCCAAGAGCCTTGACCGTAAGGACAGTCGTACCAGGATCCAGTCCCCAACCAGCCCGACTCCTGGATCTTTTCGGGCATCATGGGCTGTAAGTGAGGTGAAACATTGCCATGAAGACCTCAAAGGGGGTGTTGGGATAAGGAAGCCCACAGAAGGGGACGTCATAGCCATGCGACCCCAAAGCCCTCGAGCAGAGAGATTAAAGTCAGGATCTACATCTCTTCCGACCCCTGTCGCCTTGATTACCAAGCCTCAACGCAAAGGAAAGAGTCGCACCCTGGACAACAGTGACCTGAACTGTCTGTCCGAGGACCTCCTGAAGTGCAAAGGTGGTCAAATGGTAGCAGACTTTAGAACAGCTCAGTCCCAGGGGGCTTCAGCACGTGACCGCAAAATGCTAAGATTTATTAGTGGCATTTTTACCAAGAGCACTCCAGTTGCAACCAGTGCAACCGTTGTGACCCCAGTCTATAGCACCTTTCAGAGGGAATCCAGTGAAGAGGAAG CCTCATGTGCCAATAGCCAGGAATGGACCCTAACACGTGCTATTCCAGAACTGCGATTG GGGGTTTTGGGTAGCCTTCGCAGTGGAAAATCTGCTCTAGTAAACAGATTCATCACAGGAAGTTATCTTCCACTTGAGTCGCATGAGG GGGGAAGATATAAAAAAGAGGTGTTGGTGGAGGGACAGAGTCATTTATTGCTGATCCGAGAGGAATCTGGCCCACCAAGTGCACAG ATCTGCAACTGGCTTGATGGCGTCATCCTAGTTTTTAGTCTGGAAAATGAAGCAAGTTTCCAGGATGTGTACAAGAACTACAGTGAGCTAAGCGCTCATCGTAACATAGCAGAAATCCCAGTTATAGCAGTTGGAACACAAG ATAAGATTAGTAGCACTAACGCCCGTGTGATTGAAGACAAGAGAGTTCAGCAGCTGTGTATAGATGTGCGTCGCTGCACTTATTTTGAGACCTGTGCCACATATGGActtaatgtggacagagtatttaatGAAA TGACTCACAAGATTGTCGCTGCCAAGAAGCAAGCCGCCCTTCTGGCCTCCTGTAAATCTCTCCCGAACTCCCCGAGTCACTCAGGGGCCTCGACTCCAGTGTCAGGGCCCGGACAG AACCGTCGCGGGAGTGACTCTGAAAAAAGAGCTTCTGATAGCAGAAGTGACATGAGTAGTCGATCAGTTCCTATTAAACAG gGGACTTTGTGGAAACGCAGTGAACGCTCTTTAAACAAGGAGTGGAAGAAGAAGTATGCGACGCTGTCAAACAATGGCATGCTTACATATCATTCAAATATAAAT GAGTTTCTGCAGAATGCTCAAGGTAAAGAGATGGACTTATTGCGAGTAACAGTGAAGGTGCCAGGAAAGCGTCTTCATCGTGCTGCTACTCCTGGTGGACCGTCCCCTGGTCCTACTCTCACTCCTGTGTCCGGTGTAAACGGACTTAGTAAAGACAAGCAGTCATCTGAAGGTGGCGCTACAT CAAATCTTCTGACTGTGGAAGAGGCATCCAGAACTGGTTTGTCATTTCATAACGATCAGAAGGTGAAACGATGCCCGTCCTCTGTGTCTAATAAAGGCTTCAGTGTGG ACTTGAGTATTGAAGGGGCTACAAGTCCTCCTTTAGGAAAAGAGCCCCTCCCATCTTCTCCAATGACTGACAGGAAGAAGAAAAAACGAAACCGAAGTATTAACTTGAAAGGAGACGCAGCAGCTGGGCAGGCCGAGG CCAAGCGCAAAATGTGGAAATTAAAAAGCTTTGGTAGCTTGAGAAACATTAACAAAACAG AAGAGGAGAGCTCAGACTTCATCATCATATCGAGCACAGGACAGAGCTGGCATTTTGAAGCCCAAAGTCAAGAGGACAGGGACGCCTGGGTTCAGGCCATCGAAAGCCAGATCCTTGCAAGTCTACAGAGCTGTGAGAGCAGAAATAAG GCTCGAAGGAACAGCCAAAGTGAAGCTGTTGCCCTGCAGGCCATTCGAAATGCCAAAGGGAACGACCTCTGTGTGGACTGTGGAGCACCAA ATCCAACATGGGCGAGTCTGAATCTTGGGGCTTTAATCTGCATCGAGTGTTCGGGAATCCACCGGAACCTGGGGACACACTTGTCCCGTGTGCGATCGCTAGACCTGGACGACTGGCCCAGTGAACTCACAAAAGTGCTTGCGGCTATCGGCAACCATACGGCCAACAGCATTTGGGAAACCTGCACCCAAGGATGCCAAAAGTTGACACCTGAGGCAACAAG AGAGCAGAGAGAGTCGTGGATCCGTGCCAAATATGAACAGCGGGCATTCGTGTCACCCTTGCCCGCTCATTGTTCAGAGGACACAATGTCATCTTGGTTGCTTAAAGCAGTAATTGACAGAGACCTTCCCGTACTTCTGCTGCTCCTTGCGCACAGCACCAAGGAGGTGATCAACATCCCACCTGAAGGAGCAGCGCAGCAGCATCACAGCGCGTTACATGCGGCCTGCCAGCTGGGCGACGTGGTCATGACACAGCTGCTGGTCTGG TACGGCAGTGATGTGAAGTCAAAGGATCCTCAAGGTAGAACCGCACTGACGTTGGCACGCCAAGCCGGCAGCAAAGAGTGTGCTGAGATTCTTCTCCAACACGGCTGCCCCAATGAGACGTCGCCCACCTCCCCGACACCGGTTCTGTCCCGCAAGAGTAGCATCACCAGTATCGGACGTGTCAATTCCAGGAGGAGGGTCTCGTAA